A single Orcinus orca chromosome 2, mOrcOrc1.1, whole genome shotgun sequence DNA region contains:
- the LOC125963480 gene encoding ras-related protein Rab-2A-like, translated as MGAEKKGDALLVAAVIEECGGFWARRNGSRLPWRRAAAAVAYACLFKYIIIGDTGVGKSCLLLQFTDKRFQPVHDLTIGVEFGARMKTIDGKQIKLQIWGTAGQESFRSITRSYYRGAAGTLLVYDIIRRDTFNHLTTWLEYARQHSNSNMVIMLTGNKSDLCKANWPEAGERNQTPRLKLTWRLSGPPSSGN; from the exons ATGGGTGCAGAGAAGAAGGGTGATGCCCTTCTGGTAGCTGCGGTGATTGAGGAATGTGGTGGCTTTT GGGCGCGGCGGAACGGGAGCCGTCTGCCCTGGCGCCGGGCGGCCGCGGCCGTGGCGTACGCCTGTCTGTTCAAGTACATTATCATCGGCGACACAGGCGTTGGTAAATCATGCTTATTGCTACAGTTTACAGACAAGAGGTTTCAGCCAGTGCATGACCTTACTATTGGTGTAGAGTTCGGTGCTCGAATGAAAACTATTGATGGGAAACAGATAAAACTTCAGATTTGGGGTACAGCAGGTCAGGAGTCCTTTCGTTCCATCACAAGGTCGTATTACAGAGGTGCAGCAGGGACTTTACTAGTGTATGATATTATAAGGAGAGACACATTCAACCACTTGACAACCTGGTTAGAGTATGCCCGCCAGCATTCCAATTCCAACATGGTCATTATGCTTACTGGAAATAAAAGTGATttatgtaaggccaactggcccgaggcaggggaacgcaatcagactcCCAGGttgaaactgacctggagactttccggaccacccagttccggaaactga